A window of the Henckelia pumila isolate YLH828 chromosome 3, ASM3356847v2, whole genome shotgun sequence genome harbors these coding sequences:
- the LOC140891144 gene encoding uncharacterized protein: MEAAAGVAAGTVMISLSPKTQIPFLLKNNPALSSSSFPKFSRPYALTVYNTQTSTFKEMLPKIDKSGRFCSPRAARELALMILYAACLDGSDPVRLFEKRLNTRRESGYEFDKASILTYDHMSFGGPPLAAHTTEEAEALLRNDQKQSDNEAEVLSAPPKLVYSKLILCFARKLLVAIVEKWDSNVLAIEEVAPLNWKNEPAGRILELSILHLAMSEISVLGTRHQIVINEAVDLAKRFCDGAAPRVINGCLRTFVEKHSGGDGEVLGSFKIKLNS, encoded by the exons ATGGAAGCAGCAGCGGGAGTAGCAGCAGGAACTGTAATGATCTCCTTGTCTCCTAAAACTCAAATCCCTTTCCTCCTCAAGAACAACCCTGCTTTATCATCTTCCTCTTTCCCCAAATTCTCCCGCCCCTACGCCCTCACTGTTTACAATACCCAAACTTCTACTTTTAAAGAAATGCTGCCCAAAATCGATAAAAGCGGCAGATTTTGCAGCCCCAGAGCCGCCAGGGAACTCGCCTT GATGATTCTGTATGCTGCTTGTTTAGACGGGTCCGACCCAGTTCGCCTTTTTGAGAAAAGATTGAATACCAGAAGAG AATCTGGGTATGAATTTGACAAAGCTTCTATACTGACGTACGATCACATGAGCTTTGGAGGTCCTCCACTCGCCGCTCACACCACTGAAGAAGCTGAAGCACTCTTGAGAAATGATCAAAAGCAGTCTGATAATG AAGCAGAAGTTCTTTCAGCACCCCCAAAGTTGGTGTACAGCAAATTAATTTTGTG CTTCGCTCGAAAACTTTTGGTGGCAATCGTAGAGAAGTGGGACAGTAACGTGCTTGCTATCGAGGAAGTTGCACCCCTTAACTGGAAG AATGAACCCGCTGGTAGAATTCTGGAGCTCTCCATTCTTCACTTAGCAATGTCTGAAATTTCAGTTCTTGGGACAAGGCATCAAATAGTCATTAACGAG GCTGTAGACCTTGCAAAACGTTTCTGTGATGGGGCAGCTCCTCGCGTAATAAATGGTTGCCTGCGGACTTTTGTCGAGAAACATAGTGGCGGTGATGGTGAAGTCCTCGGTAGTTTCAAAATCAAGCTGAACAGCTGA